In Xylanibacter ruminicola 23, a single genomic region encodes these proteins:
- a CDS encoding SusC/RagA family TonB-linked outer membrane protein, with amino-acid sequence MQKILNLKQGTQKAMFFVFFLLCSTVMLAQNKVSGTVLDATGEPLIGVSVLEAGTNNGVVTDFDGNYTLTVKQGAKLTFSYVGYTSKTLAAANGMKVTLEEDNKVLNEVVVVGYGTMRRKDVTSSITTVKAEDLNRGVFTDPGQMLQGKVPGLVVSSTADPNGSPTITLRGASTLRSGAMSPYYVVDGIPGVDISIVSPDDIESIDVLRDATATAIYGSKAANGVIIITTKKGDKERTNVTYNGYVAFDNILKKYDVASASDLRQYASKNGVALKDGGADVNWQDEVLRTGISHNHNVGINGGNGRTNYMISGNLMKREGVIKMTGMDRFNVRSLVSTKTLKDRLTLSMSLNAMYGKHFGVPTGNEGASVLDAMNYYSPTNAVKNADGSWTSGAGSKNYNPLALMEENTSETIWKRNQFIGKATLEILKGLLWNVNYSWSNYQSTYSAYNTRNSQLEGIGNKNGQASRNTYFGYEQTFETYLNYGFTTGKHKIDLMAGYTWEKKKNNDGFGLSVEGYYNDDLTWYNMSYAQTILGVQNSVSSGYVENVKNISFYGRANYSFDGRYMLQATIRRDGSSVFGKNHRWGTFPSVSAAWNITEESFMKNQKIFDNLKLRAGYGVSGNAMGFDVYSSFVTYGATGTFEYDGKIYRTYGASKNANPDLKWETTSMLNIGLDFAFLRGRINGTLEVYHKKTKDLIWGYPVPTTQYVYGWLDANVGEMTNKGIEFSINAVPVRTKNFTWSTTLNLSHNKNTVDKMQNETYHTTNLAQGDPMVSGVSHDGWTQRIMEGESIGTFYTYQYAGTVKRTDPDGNIIERSEYYVLDENGNRTGETTNNPTLKDRSITGCAQPKLNAGWNNSLTYKNWNLNAFITGVFGNDVYNAPRAHYTSSQMFSDGKNVLKEFLSFPVGDASGSLPSDRWIEKGTYIRLQSLSLSYTFKNCFDNWIQDLTLYGTANNLLTITNYKGLDPEVNLGGIDPGIDYRWSRYPHTRTFMVGVKINFGDGKKK; translated from the coding sequence ATGCAAAAGATCCTAAATCTCAAGCAAGGAACTCAGAAGGCCATGTTCTTCGTGTTCTTTCTGTTGTGCAGTACAGTGATGCTGGCACAGAACAAGGTGTCGGGAACTGTACTGGACGCAACCGGTGAGCCTCTGATTGGCGTAAGCGTTCTGGAGGCAGGAACCAACAATGGTGTTGTGACCGATTTCGACGGAAACTACACGCTGACTGTAAAGCAGGGTGCCAAGCTCACATTCTCTTACGTAGGCTACACCTCAAAGACCCTGGCTGCCGCCAACGGCATGAAGGTAACTCTCGAAGAGGACAACAAGGTACTGAACGAAGTTGTAGTAGTAGGTTATGGTACCATGCGCCGCAAGGACGTCACATCGTCTATCACAACTGTGAAAGCTGAAGACCTGAACCGTGGTGTATTCACCGACCCAGGACAGATGTTGCAGGGTAAGGTGCCCGGACTGGTTGTATCTTCAACAGCCGACCCTAACGGCTCTCCAACCATCACGCTTCGTGGTGCCTCTACACTGCGTTCTGGAGCTATGTCACCTTACTATGTAGTTGATGGTATTCCTGGTGTTGATATTTCTATCGTTTCGCCCGATGATATTGAGAGCATCGATGTGCTGCGTGATGCTACAGCTACAGCTATCTACGGTTCGAAGGCTGCCAACGGTGTGATCATCATTACTACCAAGAAGGGTGATAAGGAGAGAACCAACGTTACCTATAATGGTTATGTGGCTTTTGATAATATCCTGAAAAAGTATGATGTTGCTTCAGCTTCTGACTTGCGTCAGTATGCCTCTAAGAATGGCGTAGCTCTGAAGGATGGTGGTGCTGATGTTAACTGGCAGGATGAGGTGTTGCGTACTGGTATCAGCCATAATCACAATGTGGGCATCAATGGCGGTAACGGACGTACCAACTATATGATTAGTGGTAACCTCATGAAGCGTGAAGGTGTTATCAAAATGACAGGTATGGATCGTTTCAATGTACGTTCACTCGTGTCAACTAAGACTCTGAAGGATCGACTCACTTTGTCGATGAGCCTGAATGCGATGTATGGCAAGCACTTTGGTGTGCCTACAGGTAATGAGGGTGCATCAGTTCTCGATGCGATGAACTACTACTCGCCTACTAATGCAGTTAAGAATGCTGACGGTTCATGGACGTCGGGAGCTGGTTCAAAGAACTACAATCCACTGGCTCTGATGGAGGAGAATACTTCTGAGACCATCTGGAAGCGTAATCAGTTTATTGGTAAGGCTACTCTGGAGATTCTGAAGGGCCTCCTCTGGAATGTTAACTACTCTTGGAGTAACTATCAGAGCACTTACAGCGCGTATAACACTCGTAACTCTCAGTTGGAGGGTATTGGTAATAAGAATGGTCAGGCCAGCCGTAATACATACTTTGGCTACGAGCAGACCTTCGAGACCTATCTGAACTATGGCTTTACAACAGGTAAGCACAAGATTGACCTGATGGCCGGTTATACTTGGGAGAAGAAAAAGAACAATGATGGTTTCGGCCTGAGTGTTGAGGGGTACTATAATGATGACCTGACATGGTATAATATGTCGTATGCACAGACTATTCTCGGTGTTCAGAACTCTGTATCAAGTGGTTATGTAGAGAATGTAAAGAATATCTCGTTCTATGGTCGTGCCAACTACTCATTCGATGGCCGTTATATGCTGCAGGCTACTATCCGTCGTGATGGTTCATCGGTATTTGGTAAGAACCACCGTTGGGGTACATTCCCATCTGTATCTGCTGCTTGGAATATCACAGAGGAGAGCTTCATGAAGAACCAGAAGATTTTTGATAATCTGAAGTTGCGTGCTGGCTATGGTGTATCTGGTAATGCTATGGGATTCGATGTCTATTCTTCATTCGTTACTTATGGAGCTACGGGTACATTCGAATATGATGGTAAGATCTATCGTACATACGGTGCTTCTAAAAATGCTAATCCCGACCTGAAGTGGGAGACCACATCAATGCTGAACATCGGTCTTGATTTTGCATTCTTGAGAGGTCGTATTAACGGTACTTTGGAGGTTTATCATAAGAAAACCAAGGACCTTATCTGGGGCTATCCTGTTCCAACCACACAGTATGTGTATGGTTGGCTGGACGCCAATGTTGGTGAGATGACTAACAAGGGTATCGAGTTCTCTATCAATGCTGTTCCTGTTCGTACCAAGAACTTCACATGGAGCACCACTCTTAATCTGTCGCACAACAAGAATACTGTTGACAAGATGCAGAATGAGACTTATCATACTACAAACCTGGCGCAGGGAGATCCAATGGTATCTGGTGTTTCTCATGATGGTTGGACCCAACGCATTATGGAGGGTGAGTCTATCGGTACATTCTATACCTATCAGTATGCAGGTACAGTGAAACGTACAGATCCTGATGGAAATATTATTGAACGCTCTGAGTATTACGTTCTTGATGAGAATGGAAACCGTACAGGTGAGACTACTAACAACCCCACTCTGAAGGATCGTTCTATCACTGGTTGTGCACAGCCTAAGCTTAATGCCGGTTGGAACAACAGCCTGACCTATAAGAACTGGAACCTGAATGCATTTATCACAGGTGTATTCGGTAATGATGTTTACAATGCTCCACGTGCACACTATACCAGCTCACAGATGTTCTCTGATGGTAAGAATGTGCTGAAGGAGTTCCTGTCGTTCCCTGTTGGCGATGCTTCTGGCTCACTGCCATCTGACCGCTGGATTGAGAAGGGTACTTACATCCGTCTGCAGTCATTGTCGCTGAGCTACACATTCAAGAACTGTTTCGACAACTGGATTCAGGATCTTACTCTCTATGGTACAGCTAACAACCTTCTCACTATCACAAACTACAAGGGGCTTGATCCAGAGGTTAACCTCGGTGGTATCGATCCTGGTATCGATTATCGTTGGAGCCGTTATCCACACACACGTACATTCATGGTTGGTGTGAAGATTAACTTTGGCGATGGCAAGAAGAAATAA
- a CDS encoding P1 family peptidase produces MDTTNRVDNYSDMDNLVESLPFSELQGISVGNAQDNDAQTGVTVFFFPKASMASAVVLGGGPASREVPLLDPQRNTQPLNALVFSGGSAYGLAASDGVVNSLEEHGYGYNTGYGLLPIVCQSCIFDLSYGKSNIRPDREMGYKACQNAIASNSPLSGNVGAGTGATVGKPGGMATAQKSGIGYAAARLGQLEVGVAVVVNALGDIFQDGVKIAGMTTIDRKGFVSAEQAVLKNQYSDLIAGNTTIAAVFTNAHLSVADLQKVANMASTGMARSIRPVFTMADGDTVYAISLSGGMILSDVNTVGVLASLVMEKAIADAILASKIADEEYLHNI; encoded by the coding sequence GTGGATACAACAAACCGTGTCGATAACTATAGCGACATGGATAATTTGGTAGAATCCCTTCCTTTTTCAGAACTTCAAGGCATAAGCGTTGGAAATGCACAAGACAATGATGCCCAAACAGGTGTAACGGTATTCTTTTTCCCAAAGGCATCCATGGCCTCAGCGGTAGTCCTGGGTGGTGGACCTGCATCGCGCGAGGTACCACTATTAGACCCTCAGCGCAACACACAGCCTCTCAACGCTCTGGTTTTCAGTGGTGGTTCTGCTTATGGCTTGGCAGCTTCCGACGGCGTGGTAAACAGCCTTGAAGAACATGGCTATGGCTATAACACAGGCTACGGACTGCTACCCATTGTATGTCAGAGTTGCATCTTCGACCTTTCATACGGCAAAAGTAACATCCGCCCCGACCGCGAAATGGGTTATAAAGCTTGTCAGAATGCCATTGCCAGCAACTCACCACTCAGCGGCAATGTAGGTGCCGGCACAGGTGCTACAGTAGGTAAACCTGGCGGCATGGCCACAGCCCAGAAGAGTGGCATTGGTTATGCTGCAGCACGTCTTGGACAATTGGAGGTAGGTGTAGCCGTTGTTGTCAATGCCTTAGGCGACATCTTCCAGGATGGTGTTAAGATAGCAGGCATGACCACCATCGACCGCAAGGGCTTTGTAAGTGCCGAACAGGCAGTGCTCAAGAACCAGTATTCCGATCTGATAGCAGGCAATACCACCATCGCAGCCGTGTTTACCAACGCCCATCTGAGTGTCGCCGACCTACAGAAGGTAGCAAATATGGCCTCTACCGGCATGGCACGCAGCATACGGCCAGTGTTTACCATGGCTGATGGCGATACCGTTTATGCCATTTCCCTTAGCGGTGGTATGATTTTGTCGGACGTCAACACTGTTGGCGTGCTGGCCTCGCTGGTGATGGAGAAAGCCATTGCAGATGCAATCCTCGCCAGCAAGATTGCCGACGAGGAATATCTGCATAATATCTAA
- a CDS encoding ABC transporter substrate-binding protein encodes MKPKVKLFITAITLAVCLPLLAQKKYTGKFVFTPQWTAHAQFAGYYVAQEKGFYKAEGLDVDIVHPSVSETAMHRIQEAESHATTLPLCLAMEIMDKGVPLVNILQTSMNNSTVIVSRRGKNPLTQKGARVGIWHAGFGQVAICMSRKEHLNYQWIQFTSNFDLFIKGAIDATLAMSYNEYYQLMQMGFTFTKDNVYRFSDHGYNIQDDGLYMRRDYYETHKAKAEKFARASRKGWEWASEHPEETLDIVMKYVQQNHVTTNRTLQRLMLKEILRLQVDRDSKKREFRLRPDMVKKANMLMRSNGMLKRDITYQELLDR; translated from the coding sequence GTGAAACCAAAGGTAAAATTATTTATTACTGCTATAACGCTTGCTGTTTGCTTGCCGTTGCTGGCGCAGAAGAAATACACTGGAAAGTTCGTCTTTACGCCACAGTGGACTGCCCACGCGCAGTTTGCTGGTTATTATGTGGCCCAGGAAAAAGGCTTCTATAAGGCCGAAGGTCTGGATGTGGATATAGTACACCCATCGGTATCCGAAACGGCTATGCACCGCATTCAGGAGGCTGAGAGTCATGCCACCACGCTGCCACTCTGTTTGGCGATGGAGATTATGGACAAAGGTGTGCCTTTGGTGAACATCCTGCAAACATCGATGAACAACTCTACGGTTATCGTATCGCGCCGTGGTAAGAATCCGCTCACGCAGAAGGGTGCCCGTGTGGGTATCTGGCATGCCGGATTCGGACAGGTGGCCATCTGCATGAGTCGCAAGGAACATCTGAATTACCAGTGGATACAGTTTACATCGAACTTCGACTTGTTTATAAAAGGTGCTATCGACGCTACGCTGGCTATGAGCTACAACGAGTACTACCAGCTGATGCAGATGGGCTTTACATTTACCAAGGATAATGTTTATCGCTTTAGCGACCACGGTTACAATATTCAGGACGATGGTCTGTACATGCGCCGCGACTACTACGAGACCCATAAGGCCAAGGCAGAGAAGTTTGCCCGTGCCAGCCGTAAGGGTTGGGAATGGGCCAGCGAGCATCCTGAGGAAACGCTGGATATTGTGATGAAATATGTACAGCAGAACCACGTGACAACCAATCGCACGCTGCAGCGCCTGATGCTGAAAGAGATATTGCGCCTGCAGGTGGACCGCGACTCGAAGAAACGCGAGTTCCGTTTGCGCCCCGATATGGTGAAGAAGGCCAATATGCTGATGCGCTCGAATGGGATGCTGAAGCGCGACATTACTTACCAAGAATTATTAGATCGTTAA
- a CDS encoding bifunctional riboflavin kinase/FAD synthetase: MEIFYDIKDTMIVPECAATIGVFDGVHAGHRQVIKQMMDEAQQHGYKSMVITFDKLPQQLFVPGFQAQLITTLDEKIQLLGELGIDYLVVLPFDMQIAQLTAREFMAQILHERLNVKALCIGYDNQFGRGRMETFGDYVEYGKALNIHVFKAMEVCPDGFDVPVSSSLIRHLITEEGKAFEVSQMLKHYYKLTGRVVAGEHIGTGLGYPTANVVPDNAEKLIPADGVYAVLASIDGSEPMQAMMNIGKRPTFNGKQRTLEVNILDFKGDLYGKQVAISFVKLVRLEQHFSSADELKRQIEKDEVLIRDIFEKIIK, from the coding sequence ATGGAGATATTCTACGATATAAAAGATACGATGATAGTGCCCGAGTGCGCTGCTACGATAGGCGTGTTTGATGGCGTTCATGCTGGGCATCGCCAGGTTATCAAGCAGATGATGGACGAAGCACAGCAGCATGGCTACAAATCAATGGTAATCACCTTCGATAAGTTGCCACAACAGCTGTTTGTGCCTGGTTTCCAGGCGCAGCTGATTACCACACTCGACGAGAAGATACAGTTGCTTGGCGAACTTGGCATCGACTACTTGGTGGTGCTGCCTTTTGATATGCAGATAGCACAGCTCACAGCGCGTGAGTTTATGGCTCAGATACTGCACGAGCGCCTGAATGTAAAAGCGCTGTGTATAGGCTACGATAACCAGTTTGGTCGTGGTCGCATGGAAACATTCGGCGACTATGTGGAATATGGTAAAGCGCTTAATATACACGTATTTAAGGCTATGGAGGTATGCCCTGATGGGTTTGATGTGCCTGTAAGCTCATCGCTGATAAGACATCTGATAACCGAAGAAGGAAAGGCTTTTGAGGTTTCACAGATGCTGAAGCACTATTACAAACTTACTGGCCGCGTGGTGGCTGGCGAGCATATTGGCACAGGGTTGGGCTATCCTACAGCTAATGTGGTGCCTGATAATGCTGAAAAGCTGATACCTGCCGACGGTGTTTATGCTGTGTTGGCCAGTATTGATGGGAGCGAACCTATGCAGGCGATGATGAACATAGGCAAACGTCCTACTTTTAATGGGAAGCAGCGCACTCTTGAGGTGAATATTCTTGATTTCAAGGGTGACCTGTATGGCAAGCAAGTTGCCATCAGTTTTGTAAAACTTGTGCGCTTGGAGCAACACTTTTCGTCGGCTGACGAGTTAAAACGTCAGATAGAGAAAGACGAGGTATTAATTAGAGATATATTTGAAAAGATAATAAAGTAA
- a CDS encoding SpoIIE family protein phosphatase: MKNPRDYIRTSLSRRLSIIIVLMASIFFLGSLGFLFVESRKAVREEALNGAAQVLDNTVQRVNVLMQRVEIASDNFMWLPLRHLDVADSMFVYSRRILTCNPDLNGCSIAFEPNYFPDKGHYFSAYTLNDNGKFDTTQEGNPSYDYHYMDWYQAPKLLDEPVWIEPFADFNPEDVYAEEIIASYCRPMKDSKGRYVGTFSTDISMEWISKTISEVKPYPNSYCIMIGQSGTFFVHPDTTKLLRESIFTPTLEHPDTALTNLGHAMQRGETGVRKLVFEGKESYVFYKPLGITGWSVAMVCPESDIFGGYMRLYKIVIFIVIVGLILMRLAFSRIIKRELKPLNTLAQQAETIASGQFDKTLPRDNRIDEIGKLTHSFSDMQHSLVNYISELKRTTAVKASIESELKVASDIQMGMIPRVFPPFPERQDIDLYALMTPAKVVGGDLYDYFLQNERLYFCVGDVSGKGIPAAMFMAITRDLFRIIAQQNRSPWEIATMMNNFLVKDNDQSMFVTMFIGMVDLPKGRLEYCNCGHNVPILDGKFLEMGSTNQPLGLWECKAFEGEVIEDIRNRQLLVYTDGLNEAENDRQDRLGDERLLEAMQGTEQLSSEEVIHRLQVVVNNHRAGAEPNDDLTLLCLSIRK, encoded by the coding sequence ATGAAGAATCCAAGAGACTATATCCGCACTTCCCTGTCACGTCGCCTTAGTATTATCATTGTACTGATGGCCTCGATATTTTTTCTGGGATCACTTGGATTCTTGTTTGTAGAGTCGCGTAAGGCTGTGCGCGAGGAGGCGCTGAACGGTGCGGCCCAGGTGCTGGATAACACGGTGCAGCGTGTAAACGTGCTGATGCAGCGTGTAGAGATAGCATCCGACAACTTTATGTGGTTGCCATTGCGACATCTTGATGTGGCCGACTCGATGTTTGTGTATTCGCGTCGTATCCTGACCTGCAACCCCGATCTGAACGGTTGCTCGATAGCTTTCGAACCTAACTATTTCCCCGATAAGGGCCATTATTTCTCGGCCTATACCCTTAACGACAATGGCAAATTCGACACCACTCAGGAAGGTAATCCCTCTTATGATTATCATTATATGGATTGGTATCAGGCTCCCAAACTGCTGGATGAGCCAGTGTGGATTGAGCCGTTTGCAGATTTCAACCCTGAGGATGTCTATGCCGAAGAGATTATTGCATCGTACTGCCGCCCAATGAAGGATTCGAAGGGCCGCTATGTGGGCACATTCTCTACTGATATCTCGATGGAGTGGATATCGAAAACCATATCCGAAGTAAAGCCCTATCCCAACTCGTACTGCATTATGATTGGTCAGAGTGGTACTTTCTTTGTACATCCCGATACCACCAAACTGCTGCGCGAGAGCATTTTTACGCCTACACTGGAGCATCCTGATACAGCACTTACCAACCTGGGGCATGCCATGCAGCGTGGCGAAACGGGTGTGCGCAAACTGGTGTTCGAGGGCAAGGAGAGCTACGTGTTCTACAAGCCACTTGGCATTACGGGCTGGAGCGTGGCTATGGTTTGTCCTGAGAGCGATATTTTTGGCGGTTACATGCGTCTGTATAAGATAGTAATCTTTATCGTTATCGTTGGCTTGATATTGATGCGTCTGGCATTCAGTCGTATCATCAAGCGTGAGCTGAAGCCGCTGAACACGCTGGCACAGCAGGCCGAGACGATTGCATCGGGACAGTTCGACAAAACGCTGCCACGCGATAACCGTATCGACGAGATTGGTAAGCTCACGCATTCGTTCAGCGACATGCAGCACTCGTTGGTTAACTACATCAGCGAGCTGAAGCGCACCACAGCTGTTAAAGCCTCTATCGAGAGCGAGCTGAAGGTGGCCAGCGACATACAGATGGGTATGATTCCACGTGTGTTCCCACCATTCCCTGAGCGCCAGGATATCGACCTGTATGCACTGATGACTCCAGCCAAGGTGGTTGGTGGCGATCTGTACGACTACTTCCTGCAGAACGAACGCCTTTACTTCTGTGTGGGCGACGTATCGGGTAAGGGTATTCCCGCTGCGATGTTTATGGCGATTACGCGCGACCTATTCCGCATTATTGCCCAGCAGAACCGTTCGCCATGGGAGATTGCTACGATGATGAACAACTTCCTGGTAAAGGACAACGACCAGAGCATGTTTGTAACCATGTTTATTGGTATGGTTGACCTGCCTAAGGGCCGATTGGAGTACTGTAACTGCGGTCATAATGTGCCTATACTGGATGGTAAGTTCCTGGAGATGGGCAGCACAAACCAGCCATTGGGTTTGTGGGAGTGCAAGGCCTTTGAGGGCGAGGTGATAGAGGATATTCGCAACCGACAGCTGCTGGTTTATACCGACGGACTGAATGAGGCCGAGAACGACCGTCAGGACCGTTTGGGCGACGAACGTCTGCTGGAGGCTATGCAGGGTACTGAGCAGCTTTCATCCGAGGAGGTTATACACCGTCTGCAGGTAGTGGTTAACAACCATCGTGCAGGTGCAGAACCTAACGACGACCTGACGCTGCTGTGCCTCTCGATCCGTAAATAA
- a CDS encoding histidine-type phosphatase has protein sequence MKKFFICLMMASAMTAQAQIARFSGKTALEEIAADKFLAAGNMTDYDHLPRTSLTPAPKGYEPYYLSHYGRHGARYLLEENDYAMPVQTLRKAKYAGKLTPLGDKVLAKLDSMQKTTKDRLGDLTATGQRQHHGIAKRMAQNFPEIFKKPNLPIHSVSTTSIRAIISMMAECEELQAANPSARIFNDASKADMHYMNYSPSRQERGMGMPQMNVMRAMQKQQAMSDSLKHPERLMQQLFNDQHWVYLNVTTGSLMSKIADVALNMQSHDGDATLLELFTPEELRDLWRSNNLYWYLLYSNAPQTGGKMQWNQKNLLKNIIETADTVTQTQVSLRFGHDTVVLPLLCMLDLDGSAVQVDNLDELENSFRTYYLIPTGSNVQFVFYRPKKGKTGDILVKVLFNEREAHMPLKTDTWPYYKWQDVREYYLAKLAEQEKK, from the coding sequence ATGAAAAAGTTTTTTATTTGCCTGATGATGGCAAGTGCGATGACTGCTCAGGCACAAATCGCACGTTTTTCAGGAAAGACAGCACTCGAAGAGATTGCTGCCGACAAGTTCTTGGCTGCTGGTAACATGACCGACTACGATCATTTGCCACGTACATCTCTAACACCTGCCCCTAAGGGCTACGAGCCTTACTATCTGTCGCACTATGGTCGCCATGGTGCCCGCTATCTGCTTGAGGAGAACGATTATGCCATGCCTGTACAGACGTTGCGCAAGGCCAAGTATGCCGGTAAGCTTACGCCGCTGGGCGATAAGGTGCTGGCTAAGCTCGACTCGATGCAGAAGACTACTAAGGACCGACTGGGCGACCTGACAGCTACTGGTCAGCGTCAGCACCATGGCATCGCTAAGCGCATGGCGCAGAACTTCCCTGAGATTTTCAAGAAACCTAATCTGCCTATCCACTCGGTTTCTACCACCTCTATCCGTGCCATTATCTCTATGATGGCTGAGTGTGAGGAGTTGCAGGCTGCTAATCCATCGGCCCGTATCTTTAATGATGCCAGCAAGGCCGATATGCACTATATGAACTACTCGCCATCACGCCAGGAGCGCGGCATGGGTATGCCACAGATGAACGTGATGCGTGCCATGCAGAAGCAGCAGGCCATGAGCGACAGTCTGAAGCACCCTGAGCGCCTGATGCAGCAGCTGTTTAACGATCAGCACTGGGTGTATCTGAATGTAACCACAGGTTCGCTGATGAGCAAGATAGCCGATGTGGCGCTGAACATGCAGAGTCATGATGGAGATGCCACCCTGTTGGAACTGTTTACGCCAGAGGAACTGCGCGACCTGTGGCGCAGCAACAACTTGTACTGGTATCTGTTGTACAGTAATGCTCCACAAACAGGCGGTAAGATGCAGTGGAACCAGAAGAACCTGCTGAAGAACATTATTGAGACTGCCGATACCGTTACCCAGACACAGGTATCGCTGCGTTTTGGTCATGATACCGTTGTGCTGCCCCTGCTGTGTATGCTGGATCTGGATGGATCGGCTGTACAGGTTGATAACCTCGATGAGCTCGAGAACTCGTTCCGCACCTACTACCTCATCCCCACAGGCAGTAACGTTCAGTTCGTCTTCTATCGCCCCAAGAAAGGCAAAACAGGCGATATCCTAGTAAAGGTACTGTTTAACGAGCGCGAGGCCCACATGCCGCTTAAAACCGACACCTGGCCCTATTACAAGTGGCAGGATGTTCGCGAGTACTACTTAGCTAAGCTGGCCGAGCAGGAGAAGAAATAA
- a CDS encoding RagB/SusD family nutrient uptake outer membrane protein has product MKLNKVFLAAGMFAVALTSCTDLDVTPSSQYTEDPSKNSGVDPMIMVEAKMADLYFHLSGTFGRRYMEAQCLASDEFTSLAFDGGYYDGGTYAHQALHCSSATDASLDWYSDVTAGITKANTILEELGSSASVQMTAPARAIRAYFTWILMDSFGDTPILEKVPAEGEVVARSPRKEVAEWIESELTEIIPYLTEDVTENTYGKPTKWMSQALLAKLYINWPVYTAESVDQYDAATAANPKLDACIELCDDIINSGKFNLGSVDYLHKFSYDNGSQIEDFIYAMPYDAINRQGMQWGRPRSFKQLKGMLPTYYGFADKFTQSFGGNMVVTPEFAKLFSLDGDIRNLSILRGDVFIRDPKTLRPTSEPFMYKDKQVHFTEDITLIKQDNTIDVGNDDNAIQQGCHSIKWFINPADYNNGRNQSNDVPIFRYADILLMKAEALTRIGKTGAKDLFNQIRKYAGAPEIAAEPTLDEIYQERGREFFDENWRRNDMIRFGHFEDEFFPHYKNFPDADFDKRHRIFPIEQEMLDLNPGWEQNPGY; this is encoded by the coding sequence ATGAAACTAAATAAAGTATTTCTTGCAGCTGGCATGTTTGCCGTAGCACTCACCAGCTGTACAGATTTGGATGTAACTCCAAGTTCTCAATACACAGAAGACCCCAGTAAGAATTCTGGAGTTGACCCGATGATTATGGTAGAGGCAAAAATGGCAGATTTGTATTTCCACCTGTCAGGTACATTTGGTCGCCGATATATGGAAGCACAGTGCCTTGCTTCGGATGAGTTTACGTCTCTGGCTTTTGATGGAGGCTACTATGATGGAGGTACCTATGCTCACCAGGCTCTTCACTGCAGTTCGGCTACCGATGCCTCACTCGACTGGTATTCGGATGTAACTGCTGGTATTACAAAGGCCAACACTATTCTTGAGGAACTAGGTAGTAGTGCTTCTGTCCAGATGACAGCACCTGCTCGTGCTATTCGTGCTTACTTTACATGGATATTGATGGATAGCTTTGGCGATACACCTATTCTTGAAAAGGTGCCTGCTGAGGGTGAGGTGGTAGCTCGTTCTCCACGCAAGGAAGTTGCTGAGTGGATTGAGAGTGAACTCACAGAGATTATTCCTTACCTCACAGAGGATGTAACAGAGAATACCTATGGTAAGCCAACCAAGTGGATGTCACAGGCTCTGCTTGCTAAGCTTTATATCAACTGGCCAGTCTATACAGCCGAGTCTGTTGATCAGTATGATGCTGCTACTGCTGCAAATCCAAAACTCGATGCATGTATCGAGCTTTGTGATGACATCATCAATAGCGGTAAGTTCAATTTGGGCTCTGTTGACTATCTGCATAAGTTCTCATACGACAATGGCTCTCAGATAGAAGACTTCATCTATGCAATGCCTTATGACGCTATCAACCGTCAGGGTATGCAGTGGGGACGTCCTCGCTCATTCAAGCAGTTGAAAGGCATGTTGCCAACTTATTATGGATTTGCTGATAAGTTTACCCAGTCGTTTGGTGGTAATATGGTCGTTACACCTGAGTTCGCTAAACTCTTTAGCCTCGATGGCGATATCCGCAATCTCAGCATTCTGCGTGGCGACGTCTTTATCCGTGATCCGAAGACACTGCGTCCTACCTCTGAGCCATTTATGTATAAAGACAAGCAGGTTCATTTCACAGAGGACATTACGCTGATTAAGCAAGACAACACTATCGACGTGGGTAATGATGATAACGCTATCCAGCAGGGCTGTCACTCTATCAAGTGGTTCATTAATCCTGCCGACTATAACAATGGTCGTAACCAGTCGAACGATGTGCCCATCTTCCGTTATGCTGATATCCTGCTGATGAAGGCTGAGGCACTCACACGCATTGGCAAGACTGGTGCCAAGGACCTCTTCAATCAGATCCGTAAGTATGCTGGTGCACCAGAGATCGCAGCAGAACCTACACTCGATGAGATCTATCAGGAGCGTGGCCGTGAGTTCTTTGATGAGAACTGGCGCCGTAACGATATGATTCGCTTCGGTCACTTCGAGGACGAGTTCTTCCCTCACTACAAGAACTTCCCCGATGCTGATTTCGACAAGCGTCATCGTATCTTCCCCATTGAGCAGGAGATGCTCGATCTGAACCCAGGTTGGGAGCAGAACCCTGGTTATTAA